The Rosa rugosa chromosome 1, drRosRugo1.1, whole genome shotgun sequence genomic sequence ggaaacaaaattaccccaggaaaaaaaggaaataaattTCGAGATATGAGCCAAAGCAGTGAAACACCCCCAACGTTCGAAAAACAATAAATTCCCAAtaccaaaattcaaatttcagtgAAAGTCGTACTTCCCGCCCActccttccctctctctcttgaaGATAAACCCCTAGAAATTCACGGCCCCACCACACTATAAATCCCCCACGCCTTCACGCCTCACCTTCCCCACGCGCAGAACCCTCgaaatcaaattcgattcatttcccctctctctctctctctctctccccataaATCCGTACTCCTTCTCCCTCCATCGCTTCGATTCTCATCTCTCAATGGCCACCAAACGCAAGTCGAAGCGATCTCCGGCTTCTTCTTCCGCCGCGAAGAAGCTGAAGCAGGGGGAGAAAGATGTCTTATTGCCGGAGAGTAGTGAAATCAAAACCGAAACCTCAACGGCGACGAAGGCGAAGCCGAAGCGATCTAAGGCTGGATCTTCATCCGCATCTGCGAAGTTGAAGGAGCCGGCGGTGGTGGAGGAAGAGTCGGTACTGGAGAGTACCGAAACGGCCGAGAAGGTTTCGGAGAGTAGCGAAACGGCTACAATGGAGGCGAGTGCGCCGAAGTCGAGGAAGTACAGTAAGAAGGAGAGTAAGGAGAGCGGTGGTTCTGAGGCTAATAATGTGGCTGATGAGGATGTGGTGATGTCTGAGGCTAGGTTTCTCGGTGAGCCGGTTGAACCGGAGGAGGCTCGCCGGAGATGGCCCCACCGATATGCTGCGCCTCCGACTCAGGTTAATTTCTGGATTTGTGAGCTTTGTAACCTTTTTTTTTACAGGTTAATTTTTGGATTATTGAAATATATAttcatatttttgtttcttatttcaGAAGAAGGCAAACAACTCCAACGAGTAAGTACAATCGTTCTTTCTGCAATTggtattttcaattttaatatCCATTTTCCTTGTTTGGCTTTTGATTGTTTACATTTTGCTATATGGTATTATAGTGATGAAGATTTTCTTGAGGGTCGTCGACACTTCACAAAGGCAGAGGTTGATGGATGTATCTATGATCTTTATGATGATGCACATGTAAAAGTGAGTTTGAAGAATTTTTGTTTGGCTTTCTATGAAATATTTGTGATATCGAGTGCTCGTGTACATGTATTTGTGAGAATGCAATTATGTATGTAAACATGTATAGGAAGAATGAATAGTTTACCAGTCATTATTTCAATGTTTATCAGAAACATTGcgttctgttttgtttttcaagTCATTATCTGACAAGCTATTGCATTCATTTGTTTGTTTAGGCCGGCAAAGGAGAACAACCTTACATTTGTAAAATTATAGAGATGTTTGAGGCTGTTGATGGGCTACCCTATTTTACTGCTCAGTGGTTCTACAGAGCGAAAGATACTGTAAGAAATACCAATAAAGAAATCTCTTTATGATTCTCCACTTTTTCAATTACCCAGTTGATATTGTTTATGTTGAATTTGTTATACTCTTTTTTTTCAGGTCATAGAAGGTTGCTTCGATATTGATTCAAGGCGTGTATTTTATTCAGATGTTACAAATTACAATGAGTTGGAATGTCTTCTTGGGAAACTGGATATTGCGAGATTCGGTTTAGATGTATGGTTACAGTTTtaacattcattcatttttctttttactcataTAAATGCATGTCCAGTaatttaattatgttgtttttgtttgtagATTGACCCTGATGTAAAGTGCAAACTGATTGAGAGCTGTACCTATTATTGCGACACTAAATATCTGTTGCCTTATTCCACCTTTGTCAACTTCCCacctggtaatttttttttcaattttcaagaagtgtttttttttgttacttaaTTTTGGTAATAATCAATTTCCACCAATATCTGTGTTCACAAGGATACTTATGATGctccttttttgttttgtggttttgaacTTGCAGAAAATGTGCAGGCTGGAAGTGATAACTCATCAACAATTTCCAGTGAGATTGACATTAGCTGTTCTCGTGCGGTTAACTCGGAACTTGAAAAAACTTCCACAGTTGTGGAGCAAGGCAAACCAGAAGCAACTGTACTTGACTTGTATTCTGGTTGTGGAGGGATGTCTACTGGCCTATGCCTTGGGGCAAACTCGGCAAACCTAAATCTTGTTACGGTAAGGTTTATTTGCTTGATatatgtattttctttttcttctcttatttGGTTGTATATATGTTGAATAAGGCACAAATTACTTGGATGAAAAGAAATGTAGATGGTTAAAGGTTTGTTGCAACAGTGGTTCCTTAATCATTTATGAAGTGATGTCTAATTGTCTTCTTATCTCACTGCCCTTAAGGCCATATGAGTTCCCACAGTGTTCCCCTTTCTTTTATCCTTTTTTGACACTAATTTGTTGTTCAGCAATACGTTTAATATGGTCTTACCCAATTGGTTcttttattatgttttcttgtttatATCTTATAGAGATGGGCTGTGGATCTGAATGAACATGCTATAAAAAGTCTGAAGATAAACCATGAAGAAACTGAGGTATGTGTTAATAGCTCAgttatgtttatatatatatacatatatatatatatatatatatatatatatatatatatatatatatatatatatatatatatatatatacagtccggctacactaaggatgtccttagtttttcttaggtatgaatttccggttttcacccactttccgatcaaatttttacatcttaaccgttcagtttttaggtcctaatgtatagatcatctctgcaaaatttcagccaaattggtgatcattaaggcatccaaaattgcaaattacaacaatgtaaacgaacggatccggttcgacagatttggtttgttcgtggaaattgcagttttggatgccttaacgatcaccaaattggctgaaattttgcaaaggtgatccatacattaggacttaaaaactgaacagttaagatgtgaaaatgtgatcggaaagtgggtgaaaacagtaaatccgttccataagaaaaactaaggacatccttacctgagaaaaatcctatatatatataagatataaTAAAATGTGTGGACCTGCATATATTAAAATGTGTGGATTTCCTTTTCAATTGTATTTCGGCAAttcgaccgttcaatttttaggttctaatgcatagattatttctgcaaattttcagccaaattgatgatcgttaaggtatcgaactagattaaattaatgaacaaaccgaatctgtccaacttgaactgtttgtgttcataattgtaaatcctAGTTTTTAAggtcttaatgattatcaatttggctgaaaatttgcagagatgatctattcatatatacctaaaTATTGAACGGTTAAAATGTGATTGAAAGTTGGGTTCATCAAGGAAATTTGCATATTTTAATATATGTGGAGGTCCTTTAGCAGAGAAGGactatatacacacacacacatcagtTCCTTTAGTTTTCCATGCTTTCTTGTCTAATTCATCTCATTTCATTTTAGGTTCGGGTAGAATCTGCGGATGATTTTCTCTCATTGCTGAAAAAGTGGAAGGGACTTTGTGTTCATTTTAAAGTGGTTAAACCTGATGGTTCAGAAACACCGTTTAGTGTATTCACAACAAAAGATGccaaagaggaagaggaggatgTGGAGGcagaggatgatgatgatgcagaATCTGAAGTTTATGAAGTTGAAAAAATACTTGGTATACGTTATGGAAAAGCCAAAaatggagaagagaaggaaTTGTTGTTTAAGGTATCAAAACTGCCAATTTCAAGGCCCCAGCAAAAGTTTTTTGAACTATGTTATGTAGCATGTCTGAGATTTGTTTGTACTAAATTAGAAACTAAAATTGTTAATCTTTATCATAGTTAATGAGGTACTTACTATACAACAATGAAGCTGAAATGTGTTCATTTGTTTGCTAGTGATCTTCTGAAACAGTATAATCATGgtacatttcaaaaaaaaaaaaaaggtcaaagatagtatttttttttcttccttctcaaATCATGATAAATGTCAACATGCACAAGTTATTTGTTACTAATGAAACCAGGTTTTATATTGGTGTTGTAGGTCAAATGGAAAGGATATGGAGCTGAGTATGATACTTGGGAGCCCCTAGATTTACTAACGTATGCTTTTGCACCATGATtgcttcttctctttgtttctcatttttattttactttataatTGTGTAGCGTTTTTGCTCATCACTCTATTGACCAGGGGTTGTGAGGAGAGCATACAGGAATTTGTTTCTCATGTATACCAGTCCAAACTGTTGCCATTACCTGTAAGTTTTAATTCTTGTATTCCATCTTCAACTGGTTATAGTTTTCTATCACAAATCATTATGATTTAGCTTGGTGTAATATATTTTCTGAGCATTTTATCCTCGTTATATAGGGTGATGTGGATGTTGTGTGTGGTGGTCCTCCATGCCAAGGAATTAGTGGTTTCAATAGGTTCAGGAACTCTGAAAGTCCATTAGATGACGAGAAGAACAAGCAATTGGCTGTCTTCATGGACATAGTAGATTATCTAAAGCCCAAGTATGTGCTGATGGAAAATGTAGTGGACCTTTTGAAATTTGCTGATGGGTTTTTAGGACGGTATGCTTTGGGGAGGTTAGTTGGAATGAACTACCAAGCAAGGATGGGTATGATGTGCGCAGGTGCATATGGTCTACCTCAATTCCGTATGCGGGTATTTTATTGGGGTGCCCTTCCTACTGAGGTATTTTTACTATtacaaatataaatataaatatatatcttACAATTCTGCTAGTCTAATCTTATggaataattttctttttgactCTGGCAGAGGTTGCCTCAATTCCCACTGCCAACCCATGATGTAGTGTTTAGGGGTCAGATTCCTACTAAATGGGAGGTATAAATTTACGTAGTTGTTAAGGTTAAACTTCCAATTGATTTTTTCATACCAAATTTTTATACTAAGTTTGATAATGGTTCTGCCTTTAAATTTTGTGGAACATTGCAGCAAAACTGTGTTGCTTACAATGAAGGCCATGATCATACATTGGGAAGAAAGCTTTTGTTGGAGGATGCACTCTCAGATCTTCCCGAGGTAAACTGTTCTGCTATTTGCCTAGTTTCTGTTTTCTAATAACAGTGAACATTTTTTTGTATTGTTACTTCAACTATTCTGTCATTTATTTAGGTTGGAAACAATGAAAACCGTGACGTAATGCCTTATGGAAAGCAACCTCAGACAGAGTTTCAGAAATTTATTCGGCTTAGCAAAGACGGTAATGATGCATTAGCTTTGACATCACTGATTCTTAGGTCTTTTACTGTTTGCTATAAAATAATCTGGGAGTTTAATTACACTATCTTATTCTAAATTTGGGATAAAAATTCAATTAACTGCTCTCATTAATGTTTTTTTGGACAGAAAATAATAGTATTTGTTTCTTGATGCAGGTTTTCTGGGGACTTCAAAGAAGTTGCACTCAAATGAGATGCTTTATGATCACCGCCCTCTGAAATTGAATGATGATGATCATGAACGTGTTTGTCGTGTCCCTAAGGAAAaggttcattttttttttctttactaaTTGCATGACCACTTCTTTTCTATCATCCCAGGAATTTGATTCTAACTTTTAAAACTAACATTTTTCTGATTAGGGTGCGAACTTTAGGAATCTACCTGGGGTTCTTGTTGGTGCTGATAATAAAGTAATGTGGGATCCAGAAGTAGAGAGGGTTTTATTAAAATCTGGGAAACCTTTGGTAAGCAGAATATATtcgtgtgtgtgtatatatatgcagtTCTTGAAAACTTTTGATTCTATATTTTGGTTGTGACTTTATTGTTTAAATGGCATGACTTGGAACATTAGGTCCCTGATTATGCAATGTCATTTGTGAAAGGACATTCATCAAAGTAAGCATGATTCTTTTCATttgtacttttttctttttactttttcctTTAATAAGTTGGATTGAATGTCCTCTATTCTTTGTCTAATATTGTAGACCTTTTGGACGTTTATGGTGGGATGAGATTGTTTCCACAGTTGTTACCCGGGCGGAGCCACATAATCAGGTACATTTGATTCGtataaaaaacaaatgaataaGATACTTGATGTTTGGGGGTTTTAACAGATCTTTATTGGCAGGCAATTTTGCATCCTCAACAAGATCGGGTATTGACAGTTCGTGAAAATGCAAGACTACAAGGATTTCCTGACTACTACCAGCTTTCTGGTCCAATCAAAGAGAGGTATTGCTATTATGGAAGTGTAATCTAGGTCTAGATCAATGGATAAGTGGAGGTTTCTTATGATATCTTTTGAAATTGTTACAGATATATGCAAATTGGAAATGCTGTAGCTGTTCCTGTTTCACGTGCACTGGGTTACACATTAGGTTTGGCATATAAGGGTTCTGCTGGTGAGGATTCTTTGTTTGAGCTGCCCAAAGAAATGCATTTGCCTAACGGATGTTTTGAAGATGGAGATTATGTTTGAGGCTGAACTTTTTTCTTTGGCTATAAAGTTTCAAAGATTCTGTAACTGATTCTTTGTGCATCATCTTCAAATGATGCATATCTTTTGTGACTATGTAATTGAAATTCTATCAGATACAATTTGATTCATGGTTGATTTATTCTATCAACTTCATTTTAACTTAGAACAGCATATCAGAGTTGGTCTCTAATATATGCATCGATTATGGTTCAGACTATTGTGTGGTCTTTTCACTTGGTTCTAGATACCAAATGTTTCTATGGCTATGAGGATTCCACACTGTCCCGTTCACATGGTCACCTACTGACCAAATATCATTTGGTCAGTCACTGTTCGATTGacatcggacggttgacagctaaaTGATGAAATGACCAAATAATATTTGGTCAGTAGGTGACCAGGTGATCATGACTGGATTCCACAAAGCCAACCTTGGCtgtcttttcatttcttctgtTTGTCCGGTTCttgctttttcttctgtttctggGAGTACAGGACAAATATTTCTAAAATCTTAAAAATTATGAGTATATTTTCTTTCTATCATATCTTTTAAGAAACGAGTCTTAACGTTGATGTATTGACAAATCATGATCACTCTTTTTGAGACACTCATATCTGGGAATATGGTCTTCCACTATTTGCTATCTCAGCATTTAACTTTAACTCGTTTGGCAAAGAATGTCTTAAACTTAAAAGATAACGTATCTAGTTTGTTGTAGTAATTtcttataataaaaaaaaaatgaggaaatTATGGTTACCTCCTAACTCATAGGAGATAAAGCGTAAATTTACCTGCAATCCAACTAAAGACCCAAATTTACCTAGCTCGAAATTCCGGAGTAACGCGTTTTACAAGAGTGGAGCACTAGTGCATGGCCCCAGCTATTTGAATATCTTGGCCACTCTGCTGACCTCAAAATCACCTTCACCAGTTCTGCCTACCTTAATCTAATGCAGCCGCTGCTCGAGTCAGGTTTGTCTTTTGACTCCTGAATCAATTTCAGTTACTATTgattggttttctgtttttctggAATTCTGATCTTCAttggtcgccggaaaatttatgaaagcaacTACAGAATTTCATCAAATTTGAGGTACTATGTTGTTTTAAAATCTAGAGAAGCTAATTGGGTACTTGCTCTATGGAAACCACAACCCCTCTATTCTTTCTCTCATGTTCAATGCATTGTTTTTAAAGCTGTGAAGTAGTGAACTACTACCCACTTTACTCTTCATTGTTAAGTTCTTGTTTTGGTTCCTTAAAAGCCCGAATCTTTCAACTCTATGCATATAGCCACAAATATAGAAATTAAGCTTATTTACTGGAGATTTGATTTAGTTCATTTTGAGTTTTGGGATTTCATTTCCTTTGCTTTGTTCCACTGATCTTATTTGGCTTGGTTCCCTTTTGGTTCAACAATGATTCTTCAGCAGTAGATCAGTGAACTACCTACTTTCCGCTCTATATGTCaagttcttgtgt encodes the following:
- the LOC133726907 gene encoding DNA (cytosine-5)-methyltransferase CMT3-like, whose product is MATKRKSKRSPASSSAAKKLKQGEKDVLLPESSEIKTETSTATKAKPKRSKAGSSSASAKLKEPAVVEEESVLESTETAEKVSESSETATMEASAPKSRKYSKKESKESGGSEANNVADEDVVMSEARFLGEPVEPEEARRRWPHRYAAPPTQKKANNSNDDEDFLEGRRHFTKAEVDGCIYDLYDDAHVKAGKGEQPYICKIIEMFEAVDGLPYFTAQWFYRAKDTVIEGCFDIDSRRVFYSDVTNYNELECLLGKLDIARFGLDIDPDVKCKLIESCTYYCDTKYLLPYSTFVNFPPENVQAGSDNSSTISSEIDISCSRAVNSELEKTSTVVEQGKPEATVLDLYSGCGGMSTGLCLGANSANLNLVTRWAVDLNEHAIKSLKINHEETEVRVESADDFLSLLKKWKGLCVHFKVVKPDGSETPFSVFTTKDAKEEEEDVEAEDDDDAESEVYEVEKILGIRYGKAKNGEEKELLFKVKWKGYGAEYDTWEPLDLLTGCEESIQEFVSHVYQSKLLPLPGDVDVVCGGPPCQGISGFNRFRNSESPLDDEKNKQLAVFMDIVDYLKPKYVLMENVVDLLKFADGFLGRYALGRLVGMNYQARMGMMCAGAYGLPQFRMRVFYWGALPTERLPQFPLPTHDVVFRGQIPTKWEQNCVAYNEGHDHTLGRKLLLEDALSDLPEVGNNENRDVMPYGKQPQTEFQKFIRLSKDGFLGTSKKLHSNEMLYDHRPLKLNDDDHERVCRVPKEKGANFRNLPGVLVGADNKVMWDPEVERVLLKSGKPLVPDYAMSFVKGHSSKPFGRLWWDEIVSTVVTRAEPHNQAILHPQQDRVLTVRENARLQGFPDYYQLSGPIKERYMQIGNAVAVPVSRALGYTLGLAYKGSAGEDSLFELPKEMHLPNGCFEDGDYV